The following are encoded in a window of Anopheles gambiae chromosome X, idAnoGambNW_F1_1, whole genome shotgun sequence genomic DNA:
- the LOC1270530 gene encoding cholesterol 7-desaturase nvd, with amino-acid sequence MEKLGSMMEYRLKTFTGWMGRSGNGTLEELLNDACDTLVLWPWVTVLWYGGLGLVLSYGLYLFYYQVLVWKRDLTDIGYNHILDAARIGKSDRTRVDTINRARRLRKIGDRLPPPYPNGWFSVLESENLTRGEAKSVDCLGQNLVVFRTEAGEVNVLDAYCPHLGANLGVGGIVRGDCIECPFHHWSFSGQDGQCTNIPYSKSGTVPKVARLRKWRSLEVNGFIFVWHHVDPEVEPWTINVVQEIEDGRWVYYGKNEFLVNCHIQDVPENGADVAHLSAVHGPNMISGSDIRYSRPAWADFGMHSWFASWKAPEEGEPMHIAKMDLVHSFRIFNKFEMGKIDVRAYQIGPGYVQLMMNTSMGPFVVLQTVTPIEPLVQKVIHRFYAPRSMWNAIFQKFAILAESIMFERDMMVWNHKQFIDNPLLIKEDRLIKSYRKWYSQFYSENSMSFTMAKEKLDW; translated from the exons ATGGAGAAGCTCGGTTCGATGATGGAGTACCGGTTGAAGACGTTCACTGGCTGGATGGGAAGGTCAGGCAACGGCACTCTGGAGGAGCTGCTCAACGATGCCTGCGACACACTCGTGCTGTGGCCGTGGGTGACCGTGCTCTGGTACGGCGGGCTGGGACTCGTCCTGTCCTACGGCCTGTATCTGTTCTACTATCAAGTGTTGGTGTGGAAACGG GACCTCACCGATATTGGCTACAATCACATCCTTGATGCGGCGCGCATTGGCAAGAGCGATCGCACGCGCGTCGACACGATCAACCGGGCACGGCGGCTACGCAAAATCGGCGACCGGTTGCCGCCCCCTTACCCGAACGGATGGTTCTCGGTACTTGAGTCGGAGAATCTAACCCGTGGGGAGGCGAAGAGCGTCGACTGTCTTGGCCAAAATCTGGTTGTCTTCCGGACGGAGGCGGGCGAGGTGAACGTGCTCGATGCGTACTGTCCGCATCTCGGCGCCAACCTGGGCGTCGGAGGCATCGTCCGGGGCGACTGCATCGAGTGCCCATTCCACCACTGGTCGTTCAGTGGCCAGGATGGGCAGTGCACGAACATCCCCTACAGCAAGTCCGGCACGGTGCCGAAGGTGGCCCGGCTTCGCAAATGGCGCTCGCTCGAGGTGAATGGGTTTATTTTCGTGTGGCACCACGTCGACCCGGAAGTGGAACCGTGGACGATCAACGTGGTGCAGGAAATCGAGGACGGGCGCTGGGTGTACTACGGCAAGAACGAATTCCTGGTTAACTGCCACATCCAGGATGTGCCGGAAAACGGTGCGGACGTGGCGCATCTCTCTGCCGTCCATGGGCCGAACATGATATCGGGCAGTGACATTCGATATTCACGGCCTGCCTGGGCCGATTTTGGTATGCACTCGTGGTTCGCAAG CTGGAAAGCGCCGGAAGAGGGTGAGCCAATGCACATCGCCAAGATGGACCTGGTGCACTCGTTCCGGATTTTCAATAAGTTTGAGATGGGGAAGATTGACGTTCGTGCGTATCAGATTGGGCCCGGCTACGTGCAGCTGATGATGAATACTAGCATGGGACCGTTCGTAGTGCTGCAGACGGTCACGCCGATCGAGCCGCTCGTGCAGAAGGTGATCCATCGGTTCTACGCGCCTCGCAGCATGTGGAATGCCATCTTCCAGAAGTTTGCTATCCTGGCGGAGAGTATCATG TTCGAACGTGACATGATGGTCTGGAACCACAAGCAGTTCATCGATAACCCCCTTCTAATCAAGGAGGATCGTCTGATCAAGAGCTACCGGAAGTGGTATAGCCAGTTCTATTCCGAAAATAGTATGAGCTTTACGATGGCAAAGGAGAAGCTTGACTGGTGA